One Arthrobacter sp. FW306-07-I genomic window carries:
- a CDS encoding YajQ family cyclic di-GMP-binding protein has protein sequence MAGESTFDVVSKVDKQEVANALNQSQKEIAQRYDFKGVGAEIDFSGEKILMKANSEERVKAVLDVFQSKLIKRGISLKSLDSGEPYASGKEYRLEASIKEGIAQDLAKKINKLIRDEGPKSVKSQIQGDELRVSSKSRDDLQATMALLKDFDEADLQFVNFRS, from the coding sequence ATGGCAGGCGAGTCAACGTTCGACGTCGTAAGCAAGGTGGACAAGCAGGAAGTGGCCAACGCACTCAACCAGTCCCAGAAGGAAATTGCCCAGCGCTATGACTTCAAGGGTGTTGGCGCCGAGATCGACTTCAGCGGCGAAAAAATCCTCATGAAGGCCAACTCGGAGGAACGCGTCAAGGCTGTCCTGGATGTCTTCCAGTCCAAGCTGATCAAGCGCGGCATCTCGCTCAAGTCGCTGGACAGCGGCGAGCCCTATGCTTCCGGCAAGGAATACCGGCTCGAGGCCTCCATTAAGGAAGGCATCGCCCAGGACCTGGCCAAGAAAATCAACAAGCTGATCCGCGACGAAGGCCCCAAGTCCGTCAAGTCCCAGATCCAGGGCGACGAACTCCGCGTTTCCTCCAAGTCCCGTGACGACCTGCAGGCCACCATGGCCCTGCTGAAGGACTTCGACGAAGCCGACCTGCAGTTCGTGAACTTCCGCAGCTAG
- the efeU gene encoding iron uptake transporter permease EfeU, translating to MTANFLIGLREGLEATLVVVLLMAYLAKTDRRHLIPCIWAGVAAALAVSAGFGALLTFGPRGLTFEAQEAIGGGLSILAVGLVTWMVFWMARTARTLGSHLKSHVDKSADGTGWGLAVVAAIAVGREGLETALFLWAAAKATGESTQPLAGAVLGLLAAAGVGYLLHRGVLRVNLSRFFTWTGAALVIIAGGVLSYGIHDLQEAGLLPGLHSLAFDISVAVPPSSWYGTLLKGTLNFSPATTWLEAGAWLLYVLPVLFLYLHTNRKTPKPTTAGTNPAGKAVAAA from the coding sequence ATGACTGCCAACTTCCTGATCGGCCTGCGCGAAGGACTCGAAGCCACCCTGGTGGTAGTCCTCCTGATGGCCTACTTGGCCAAGACGGACCGGCGCCACCTCATCCCCTGCATCTGGGCAGGTGTTGCGGCGGCGCTGGCTGTGTCAGCCGGCTTCGGCGCGCTCCTCACCTTCGGTCCCAGGGGACTCACCTTTGAGGCACAGGAGGCGATCGGCGGCGGCCTCTCCATTCTCGCCGTAGGCCTGGTCACGTGGATGGTCTTTTGGATGGCCCGCACCGCGCGGACGCTCGGAAGCCACTTGAAGTCCCACGTCGATAAGTCGGCCGATGGAACCGGGTGGGGCCTGGCCGTGGTTGCCGCCATCGCGGTGGGACGTGAGGGCCTGGAAACGGCGCTGTTCCTTTGGGCGGCGGCCAAGGCCACGGGCGAATCCACGCAGCCGCTTGCCGGCGCCGTCCTCGGCCTGCTTGCCGCGGCCGGCGTCGGTTACCTGCTGCACCGCGGCGTCCTGAGAGTGAACCTCTCCCGCTTCTTCACGTGGACCGGTGCCGCCCTCGTCATCATCGCCGGCGGCGTCCTGTCCTACGGAATCCACGACCTCCAGGAAGCCGGCCTGCTTCCGGGGCTGCACTCCCTGGCCTTCGACATCAGCGTCGCCGTCCCGCCGTCGTCGTGGTACGGGACACTGCTGAAGGGAACCTTGAACTTCTCCCCCGCCACAACTTGGCTCGAGGCGGGCGCCTGGCTCCTCTACGTCCTGCCGGTGCTGTTCCTGTACCTGCATACGAACCGCAAGACGCCCAAGCCCACTACTGCTGGCACAAACCCCGCCGGCAAGGCCGTCGCAGCCGCTTAA
- the efeO gene encoding iron uptake system protein EfeO produces MPGFNLPENNLPKNAATRDIKLALLAAAVVSVPLLLTGCTDNTKAADSNGGAINVVSSNTDCRVSATSVTSGNLTFSVKNEGTEVTEFYLLAADGLRILGEVENIGPGLSRNLVVTAPAGTYTTACKPGMEGDGIRGALEVTQSGNQPSADADFQHLLDTATTQYASYVKDQSEQLLTGTEQFAAAFAGGNAGEARRLYAATRQHWERIEPVAESFGDLDPQLDAREADLEPGQEWTGWHRAEKDLFPPAGYTAMTPAERSAIADRMVADTKDLVERTRTLEISADMLGNGAKELLDEVATGKVTGEEEIWSHTDLWDFQANVDGARIAFEGLKPALLQKDSALAASLDEKFAALQAELATHAQGADFISYDKLTPEQVQRLASLVDALGEPLSRLTAAVVL; encoded by the coding sequence ATGCCTGGCTTTAATCTGCCCGAAAACAACCTGCCCAAAAATGCCGCCACCCGCGATATCAAGCTCGCTTTGCTGGCTGCCGCCGTGGTGTCCGTCCCCCTGCTGCTCACCGGCTGCACCGACAACACCAAGGCTGCGGACTCCAACGGGGGCGCCATCAACGTGGTCAGCTCGAACACCGACTGCAGGGTCTCGGCAACCAGCGTCACAAGCGGCAACCTTACGTTCTCCGTCAAGAATGAAGGCACAGAAGTCACGGAGTTCTACCTGCTGGCAGCGGACGGGCTCCGCATTCTGGGCGAAGTGGAAAACATCGGGCCCGGGCTCAGCCGCAACCTGGTGGTCACCGCCCCCGCCGGCACGTACACCACTGCCTGCAAGCCCGGCATGGAAGGCGACGGGATCCGGGGTGCCTTGGAGGTGACGCAGTCCGGCAACCAGCCGTCCGCGGACGCAGATTTCCAGCACCTGCTGGACACCGCAACCACGCAGTATGCGTCCTACGTGAAAGACCAAAGCGAACAGCTGCTCACTGGCACTGAGCAGTTCGCTGCAGCCTTCGCGGGCGGCAATGCCGGTGAGGCGAGGCGGCTGTACGCCGCCACCCGGCAGCACTGGGAACGGATTGAGCCCGTTGCCGAGTCATTCGGGGACCTGGACCCGCAGCTCGATGCACGCGAGGCCGACCTCGAGCCGGGCCAGGAGTGGACCGGCTGGCACCGCGCGGAAAAGGATCTCTTCCCGCCCGCCGGCTACACCGCCATGACGCCGGCCGAACGCTCAGCCATCGCCGATCGCATGGTGGCCGACACCAAGGACCTGGTGGAACGCACCCGGACGCTTGAAATCTCCGCGGACATGCTGGGCAACGGCGCCAAGGAACTCCTCGACGAAGTGGCCACGGGCAAGGTGACCGGCGAAGAGGAAATCTGGTCGCACACCGACCTCTGGGACTTCCAGGCGAACGTTGACGGTGCACGCATTGCGTTTGAAGGCCTGAAGCCCGCGCTGCTGCAAAAGGACTCCGCCCTGGCCGCCTCGCTGGACGAAAAGTTCGCAGCGTTGCAGGCAGAACTTGCCACCCATGCCCAAGGTGCGGATTTCATCTCCTACGACAAACTGACGCCGGAACAGGTCCAACGGCTCGCGTCGCTGGTTGACGCCCTGGGCGAACCACTGTCCCGGCTGACCGCGGCGGTGGTCCTGTGA
- the efeB gene encoding iron uptake transporter deferrochelatase/peroxidase subunit, translating into MTGCPFSGRPPEASGPAPAVATDKVSADTTQGEGPTAGSRLSRRGLFGIAGLGGAAAGLAAGFLGHDAVAATAAPAPSADSPVVPFHGDHQAGITTPAQDRLHMAAFDVTTTKREELIQLLKDWTEAAEALTEGRPAGTTGAVDGPYGAPPEDTGEALDLNAGKLTLTFGFGASLFEKDGVARFGLDGRRPEALIELPHFPGDDLDPARSGGDLVVQACANDPQVAVHAIRNLARIGFGKVRVRWSQLGFGRTSSTSRAQQTPRNLFGFKDGTNNLKVEDDQLLDQHVWAHAPRPQDAWLEGGSYLVARRIRMHIEIWDRTSLGEQEGLIGRTKGTGAPLSGGEEFTEPDFARRGKGGKPLIPLDSHMRMAHPSQNSGVRMLRRGYNYTDGSDGVGHLDAGLFFIAFVTDPRTHYVPMQMAMAKGDTLAVEYLKHTGSGLFAVPGGVKPGGFIGEGLFA; encoded by the coding sequence GTGACCGGGTGCCCCTTTAGCGGCCGGCCGCCGGAAGCTTCCGGACCGGCGCCGGCAGTCGCAACCGATAAGGTATCTGCGGATACCACGCAGGGGGAAGGCCCGACGGCCGGATCCCGACTGAGCAGGCGCGGACTGTTTGGCATCGCAGGACTGGGCGGCGCCGCCGCCGGGCTTGCCGCCGGCTTCCTGGGGCACGACGCCGTGGCGGCCACTGCGGCGCCCGCGCCTTCTGCCGACAGTCCGGTGGTCCCCTTCCACGGCGACCACCAGGCCGGCATCACCACCCCGGCCCAGGACCGCCTGCACATGGCGGCGTTCGATGTCACCACCACCAAGCGTGAAGAACTCATCCAGCTCCTCAAGGACTGGACCGAGGCAGCGGAGGCGCTGACCGAAGGGCGCCCCGCCGGGACAACGGGCGCTGTGGACGGGCCCTACGGCGCACCCCCTGAAGACACCGGCGAGGCCCTGGACCTCAATGCGGGCAAATTGACCCTGACCTTCGGTTTCGGCGCCAGCCTGTTCGAAAAGGACGGGGTGGCCCGCTTCGGCCTGGACGGCCGGCGGCCCGAGGCCCTAATCGAGCTGCCGCATTTCCCCGGCGACGACCTGGACCCTGCCCGCAGCGGCGGTGACCTGGTGGTCCAGGCCTGTGCCAACGACCCCCAGGTGGCAGTCCACGCCATCCGGAACCTGGCAAGGATTGGGTTTGGGAAAGTGCGGGTCCGGTGGTCGCAGCTGGGCTTTGGCCGGACCTCCTCCACCTCCCGCGCCCAGCAAACTCCGCGGAACCTGTTCGGTTTCAAGGACGGGACCAACAACCTCAAGGTCGAGGATGACCAACTGCTGGACCAGCATGTGTGGGCCCACGCTCCCCGGCCGCAGGATGCCTGGCTGGAGGGCGGCAGCTACCTGGTGGCGCGCCGGATCCGCATGCATATCGAGATCTGGGACCGGACCTCGCTGGGCGAACAGGAAGGCCTGATCGGCAGGACCAAGGGGACCGGCGCGCCCCTGTCCGGCGGCGAAGAGTTCACCGAACCGGATTTCGCGCGCCGAGGCAAAGGCGGCAAGCCCCTGATTCCACTCGATTCACACATGCGGATGGCCCACCCCAGCCAGAACAGCGGGGTGCGGATGCTGCGCAGGGGCTACAACTATACGGACGGGTCCGACGGCGTGGGCCACCTCGACGCCGGCCTGTTCTTCATTGCCTTCGTCACCGACCCGCGCACCCACTACGTGCCCATGCAGATGGCCATGGCCAAGGGCGACACGCTGGCCGTGGAATACCTGAAGCACACGGGTTCCGGCCTGTTCGCCGTCCCGGGCGGTGTGAAGCCTGGCGGTTTCATCGGCGAAGGACTCTTCGCCTGA
- the htpX gene encoding zinc metalloprotease HtpX, translated as MHKHHNGLKTAALFGVLWAVLLGLGGLIGVGTRSSTPIWIMALIGVGTTFYGYWNSDKIAIRSMQAIPVTEAQAPQLYQIVRELSMRANQPMPRIYVSPTMNPNAFATGRNPQNAAVCCTEGILQLLDARELRGVLGHELMHVYNRDILTSSVAAAVAGVITSVGQMLLFFGGGDRRNANPLAMIAMALLAPFAASLIQMAISRTREYDADEDGSQLTGDPLALASALAKIERGVSLAPLPQDQRLVNASHLMIANPFRGGAMNKLFATHPPMRDRITRLERMAGRQL; from the coding sequence GTGCACAAACATCACAACGGCCTGAAGACCGCGGCACTGTTCGGGGTGCTGTGGGCGGTACTGCTGGGCCTTGGCGGGCTGATCGGGGTGGGGACCCGCAGTTCCACCCCCATTTGGATCATGGCCCTGATCGGGGTCGGCACCACCTTCTACGGGTACTGGAACAGTGACAAGATCGCCATCCGGTCCATGCAGGCCATCCCGGTGACCGAAGCCCAGGCGCCGCAGCTCTACCAGATCGTCCGTGAGCTTTCGATGCGGGCCAACCAGCCCATGCCGCGCATCTATGTCTCGCCCACCATGAACCCGAACGCGTTCGCCACCGGACGCAACCCGCAAAACGCCGCCGTCTGCTGCACCGAAGGCATCCTGCAGCTCTTGGACGCCCGCGAACTGCGCGGTGTCCTTGGCCACGAGCTGATGCACGTCTACAACCGGGACATTCTCACCTCGTCCGTGGCGGCCGCCGTCGCGGGCGTCATCACCTCGGTGGGGCAGATGCTGCTGTTCTTTGGCGGCGGCGACCGCCGCAACGCCAACCCGCTGGCGATGATCGCCATGGCGCTGCTGGCGCCCTTCGCGGCGTCGCTGATCCAGATGGCCATCTCACGCACCAGGGAGTACGACGCCGACGAGGACGGCTCGCAGCTCACCGGCGATCCGCTGGCGCTCGCCTCAGCCCTGGCCAAGATTGAGCGCGGCGTCAGCCTTGCGCCGCTGCCGCAGGACCAGCGGCTGGTCAACGCATCGCACCTGATGATCGCCAACCCGTTCCGCGGCGGGGCCATGAACAAGCTGTTCGCAACGCACCCGCCCATGCGCGACCGCATCACCCGCTTGGAGCGGATGGCTGGCCGGCAGCTGTAG
- a CDS encoding MFS transporter, producing MGKLLVDVTPLKESPAFRRLWLGSAVSAVGSQLTLVAVSLEVYRLTQDSFYVGLLGIFALVPLVIGGLMGGSIADAHDRRRIALLASAVLWLTTGLIALQAWLHLGNVWVLYLLVALQSGAQAINQPARSAIIPMLIRKELLPAANALSMLSMGLAMTAGPLLAGVLVAWLGFGWTYTIDFASFAFVLWAVYRLPPMAPAGAGGRPGIRSVIEGFRFLGTRPNLRMTFIIDLVAMILAQPRALLPAVAALMIGGGEATVGILLACTAVGAFLAGLFSGPLGSVRSQGTAVVVSVMGWGASIGAFGAVVLLAGPAPDGAVTVWLLPAAVCCALAGIADSISSVFRNTILQAAAPDHLRGRLQGVFIVVVAGGPRIGDLLAGGATKILSEGWVLLLGGGLCIAGAWLAAKLQPGFRKYDARNPVP from the coding sequence GTGGGGAAACTACTTGTCGATGTCACGCCGCTCAAGGAAAGCCCCGCATTCCGCCGGCTCTGGCTGGGATCCGCGGTGTCCGCCGTCGGCAGCCAGCTGACCTTGGTGGCCGTGAGCCTGGAGGTGTACCGGCTGACCCAGGACAGCTTTTACGTGGGCCTGCTGGGCATCTTTGCACTGGTTCCCCTGGTGATAGGCGGCCTGATGGGCGGCTCCATCGCCGACGCCCACGACCGCCGCCGGATCGCCCTGCTGGCCTCCGCCGTGCTGTGGCTGACCACCGGCCTGATCGCGCTTCAAGCCTGGCTGCACCTGGGAAACGTCTGGGTACTGTACCTGCTGGTGGCACTGCAAAGCGGGGCCCAGGCGATCAACCAGCCGGCCCGCAGCGCCATCATCCCCATGCTCATCCGCAAGGAACTCCTGCCCGCGGCCAACGCCCTGAGCATGCTGTCCATGGGCCTGGCCATGACCGCCGGACCCCTGCTGGCCGGCGTGCTGGTGGCCTGGCTGGGATTCGGCTGGACCTACACCATCGACTTCGCCAGCTTCGCCTTCGTCCTCTGGGCGGTGTACCGGCTTCCGCCCATGGCGCCCGCCGGAGCCGGCGGCAGGCCGGGAATCCGCTCCGTCATCGAGGGTTTCCGGTTCCTGGGCACCCGCCCCAACCTCCGCATGACCTTCATCATCGACCTCGTGGCCATGATCCTCGCCCAGCCGCGGGCGCTGCTTCCGGCTGTCGCGGCGCTGATGATCGGAGGCGGGGAGGCGACCGTGGGCATCCTGCTGGCGTGCACCGCCGTCGGGGCCTTCCTGGCCGGTCTGTTCTCCGGGCCGCTGGGCAGCGTGCGCAGCCAGGGGACCGCCGTCGTCGTTTCCGTCATGGGTTGGGGCGCCTCCATTGGAGCGTTCGGCGCGGTGGTGCTGCTCGCCGGGCCCGCGCCCGACGGTGCTGTGACCGTGTGGCTGCTGCCCGCCGCCGTCTGCTGCGCCCTGGCCGGCATCGCGGACTCTATCAGCAGCGTCTTCCGCAACACCATCCTCCAGGCCGCAGCCCCCGACCATCTGCGGGGTCGGCTCCAGGGCGTGTTCATCGTGGTGGTCGCCGGCGGTCCGCGGATCGGCGATCTGCTGGCAGGTGGCGCGACTAAGATTTTGAGTGAGGGCTGGGTCCTGCTGCTGGGAGGCGGGCTGTGCATCGCGGGGGCGTGGCTGGCGGCGAAGCTGCAGCCGGGCTTCCGGAAGTACGATGCGCGGAACCCGGTTCCCTAG
- a CDS encoding Fur family transcriptional regulator — translation MTEHFDGQEAWAAALRAHGRRVTKQRLAVLAAVERHPHSPAESILAAARAELPELTAQSVYVVLGDLTDLHMLRRFEPPHSPALYETRVGDNHHHAICISCGRVEDVDCAVGHAPCLTPHWNPDAKPMTIQIADVMYQGICQECQQAQQLPPHSPSQEKEK, via the coding sequence ATGACGGAGCACTTTGATGGCCAGGAAGCATGGGCTGCAGCCCTGCGCGCCCATGGCCGCAGGGTGACCAAGCAGCGGCTCGCTGTACTCGCCGCCGTCGAACGCCACCCGCATTCCCCTGCCGAAAGCATCCTTGCCGCCGCCCGCGCCGAGCTCCCCGAACTGACGGCCCAGTCCGTCTATGTGGTCCTCGGCGACCTGACGGACCTGCACATGCTGCGCCGTTTTGAGCCGCCGCACTCCCCCGCCCTGTACGAAACGCGTGTGGGCGACAACCACCACCACGCCATCTGCATCAGCTGCGGGCGCGTGGAGGACGTGGACTGCGCCGTCGGCCACGCCCCGTGCCTCACCCCGCACTGGAACCCGGACGCCAAGCCGATGACCATCCAGATCGCCGACGTCATGTACCAGGGCATCTGCCAGGAGTGCCAGCAGGCCCAGCAACTTCCTCCCCACAGTCCCTCGCAAGAAAAAGAGAAATAG
- a CDS encoding catalase, whose product MTAVSTTQSGAPVTSDAHSKSVGADGAIILTDHYLVEKLAQFNRERVPERVVHAKGGGAFGTFKTTEDISKYTKAAFLQPGVETEMLIRFSSVAGENGSPDTWRDPRGFAVKFYTSEGNYDLVGNNTPVFFIRDGIKFPDFIHSQKRLPGTHLRDADMQWDFWTLSPESAHQVTWLMGDRGLPASWREMQGYGSHTYQWINAEGERFWVKYHFKSNQGVNSMSSEQAEQLAGSDADFYIRDLSENIEAGNFPSWDLHVQVMPYEDAKSYRFNPFDLTKVWPHADYPLIKVGTMELNRNPENYFAQIEQATFAPSNFVPGIAASPDKMLQARIFSYADAHRYRVGTNHAQIPVNQPKNQVNNYSQDGQGRFLFNAPSVPVYAPNTFGGPAAVEPQNTAGGWENDGELTLAAHSLHAEDGDFVQAGALYREVYNEAEKARFLETITGAVGGVKRSDIKERAIQYWTNVDAELGAKLRANLGAGAAPSAPASDAESANKIG is encoded by the coding sequence ATGACTGCCGTTTCCACAACCCAGTCAGGCGCGCCGGTTACGTCCGACGCACACTCGAAGTCAGTTGGTGCCGATGGTGCCATCATCCTGACTGACCACTACCTGGTGGAGAAGCTTGCCCAGTTCAACCGTGAGCGGGTTCCGGAGCGCGTAGTGCACGCCAAGGGCGGCGGTGCATTCGGCACGTTCAAGACCACCGAGGACATCTCCAAGTACACCAAGGCTGCATTCCTGCAGCCGGGCGTCGAGACCGAGATGCTGATCCGCTTCTCCTCCGTTGCCGGCGAGAACGGCTCCCCGGACACCTGGCGCGACCCCCGCGGCTTCGCCGTGAAGTTCTACACCAGCGAGGGCAACTACGACCTCGTGGGCAACAACACCCCCGTCTTCTTCATCCGCGACGGCATCAAGTTCCCGGACTTCATCCACTCGCAGAAGCGCCTCCCGGGCACCCACCTGCGCGACGCCGACATGCAGTGGGATTTCTGGACCCTGTCGCCCGAGTCCGCACACCAGGTCACCTGGCTGATGGGTGACCGCGGCCTGCCCGCTTCCTGGCGTGAAATGCAGGGCTACGGCTCGCACACCTACCAGTGGATCAACGCGGAGGGCGAGCGTTTCTGGGTCAAGTACCACTTCAAGTCCAACCAGGGCGTGAACTCCATGAGCTCCGAGCAGGCCGAACAGCTTGCCGGCTCCGACGCGGACTTCTACATCCGCGACCTGTCCGAGAACATCGAAGCCGGCAACTTCCCCTCCTGGGACCTGCACGTCCAGGTCATGCCCTACGAGGACGCCAAGAGCTACCGCTTCAACCCGTTCGACCTGACCAAGGTGTGGCCGCACGCGGACTACCCGCTGATCAAGGTGGGCACCATGGAGCTGAACCGGAACCCGGAGAACTACTTCGCGCAGATCGAACAGGCCACCTTCGCGCCGTCGAACTTCGTGCCGGGCATCGCCGCTTCCCCGGACAAGATGCTGCAGGCCCGCATCTTCTCCTACGCGGACGCACACCGCTACCGCGTGGGCACCAACCACGCGCAGATCCCGGTGAACCAGCCCAAGAACCAGGTCAACAACTACAGCCAGGACGGCCAGGGACGCTTCCTGTTCAACGCTCCCTCCGTTCCGGTCTACGCGCCCAACACCTTCGGTGGTCCGGCTGCAGTTGAGCCGCAGAACACCGCCGGCGGCTGGGAGAACGACGGCGAGCTGACCCTGGCCGCGCACTCCCTCCACGCAGAGGACGGCGACTTCGTCCAGGCCGGCGCGCTGTACCGCGAGGTCTACAACGAAGCCGAAAAGGCCCGCTTCCTGGAGACGATCACCGGCGCAGTAGGCGGCGTCAAGCGTTCCGACATCAAGGAACGCGCCATCCAGTACTGGACCAACGTCGACGCCGAACTGGGCGCCAAGCTGCGCGCCAACCTCG